One Apodemus sylvaticus chromosome 23, mApoSyl1.1, whole genome shotgun sequence genomic window carries:
- the Arg1 gene encoding arginase-1, producing MQQQQLQPRESMNSKPKAIEIIGAPFSKGQPRGGVEKGPAALRNAGLLEKLKETECDVKDYGDLAFVDVPNDSPFQIVKNPRSVGKANEQLAGVVAEVQKNGKVSVVLGGDHSMAIGSISGHARVHPDLCVIWVDAHTDINTPLTTGTGNLHGQPVAFLLKELKGKFPDIPGFSWLTPCISAKDIVYIGLRDVDPGEHYIMKTLGIKYFSMTEVDKLGIDKVMEETFSYLLGRKKRPIHLSFDVDGLDPAFTPATGTPVVGGLSYREGLYITEQIYKTGLLSGLDIMEVNPALGKTAEEVTRTVNTAVALTLACFGTQREGNHKPGTDYLKPPK from the exons atgcagcagcagcagctgcaaccCCGGGAGAGCATGAACTCTAAGCCGAAGGCCATAGAGATCATCGGAGCGCCTTTCTCTAAAGGACAG CCTCGAGGAGGGGTGGAGAAAGGCCCGGCTGCGTTGAGGAACGCTGGTCTGCTGGAGAAGCTTAAAGAAACAG AGTGTGACGTGAAAGACTACGGCGACCTGGCCTTTGTTGATGTCCCTAATGACAGCCCCTTCCAAATTGTGAAGAACCCACGCTCTGTGGGAAAAGCCAATGAACAGCTGGCCGGTGTGGTGGCGGAggtgcagaagaatggaaaagtCAGTGTGGTGCTGGGGGGAGACCACAG TATGGCGATTGGAAGCATCTCTGGCCACGCCAGGGTCCACCCTGACCTGTGTGTCATCTGGGTGGATGCTCACACCGATATCAACACTCCGCTGACAACCGGCACTGGGAATCTGCACGGGCAACCGGTGGCCTTTCTCCTGAAGGAATTGAAAGGAAAG TTTCCAGACATACCAGGGTTCTCCTGGCTGACTCCCTGCATCTCCGCCAAGGACATTGTGTACATCGGCTTGCGGGACGTGGACCCCGGGGAACA CTATATAATGAAAACTCTGGGGATTAAGTATTTCTCAATGACTGAAGTAGACAAGCTGGGAATTGACAAGGTGATGGAAGAGACGTTCAGCTACCTGCTGGGAAG gaagaaaaggcccATTCACCTGAGCTTCGATGTTGATGGCCTGGACCCCGCTTTCACGCCGGCCACCGGCACACCTGTTGTGGGAGGCCTATCGTATAGAGAAGGCCTCTATATCACAGAACAAATCTACAAGACAG GGCTCCTTTCAGGACTAGATATCATGGAAGTGAACCCAGCTCTTGGGAAGACAGCAGAAGAGGTGACCCGTACCGTGAACACGGCAGTAGCTTTGACCCTGGCTTGTTTCGGAACTCAACGGGAGGGAAACCACAAGCCAGGGACCGACTACCTTAAACCGCCTAAGTAA